The Coregonus clupeaformis isolate EN_2021a chromosome 18, ASM2061545v1, whole genome shotgun sequence genome has a segment encoding these proteins:
- the LOC121587305 gene encoding interleukin-8-like, whose amino-acid sequence MPFKPHYLLVVLTVYCFAALHALPMGGFAPRLTCRCIRTSSAFISPARFHRLEILPPGAHCRHIEIIVTKKDNTIVCVNPKARWIKKVIAQLQSNKRSAGVPISTTTDSINTKLEQRQ is encoded by the exons ATGCCCTTCAAGCCACACTATCTGTTGGTCGTCCTGACCGTATACTGCTTTGCTGCTCTTCATG CGTTGCCAATGGGTGGCTTCGCTCCACGTCTGACGTGTCGCTGCATCCGGACGTCCTCTGCCTTCATCTCTCCTGCGCGGTTTCACAGACTGGAGATCTTACCTCCAGGAGCCCACTGTCGTCACATTGAGATCAT CGTTACCAAGAAGGACAATACCATCGTGTGTGTGAATCCAAAGGCAAGATGGATAAAAAAAGTCATTGCCCAGTTACAAAG TAACAAGAGAAGTGCAGGTGTCCCCATCTCAACCACTACGGACAGCATCAACACGAAACTGGAACAGCGACAGTAA